One window of the Thermasporomyces composti genome contains the following:
- a CDS encoding SCO2322 family protein encodes MSLERDVRRPVRSVLTASRTALAASAALVLAVVVAGPASAEAYRYWGFYQWKDGAWVLASSGPASVTPEDGAVDGWRLAVSGETTPPRPPRAPGDFEAICGGTPAEPGRKRVAVVVDYGLAEEETSGQALPQPRGACAVVDADASSAQVLAAVASVREENGLVCAIDSVPATGCGDTVPEEPDIPSPEPTVALQLPGGTPEATSTAQANETTTPNPAAAENTDGAANTDEQSSSRGVAVWSVVGVLVVAALVLAALVTRRRRGAGEDV; translated from the coding sequence ATGAGTCTGGAGCGCGACGTTCGACGCCCTGTCCGGTCAGTCCTGACCGCGTCCAGGACTGCCCTGGCCGCGTCAGCAGCCCTCGTCCTCGCCGTTGTAGTGGCCGGACCCGCGTCCGCCGAGGCCTATCGCTACTGGGGCTTCTACCAGTGGAAGGACGGCGCCTGGGTCCTGGCGAGCAGCGGACCCGCGTCGGTCACGCCGGAGGACGGCGCTGTCGACGGTTGGCGACTGGCTGTCTCGGGCGAGACCACCCCACCCCGACCGCCTCGGGCGCCCGGCGACTTCGAGGCGATCTGCGGAGGGACACCAGCCGAACCCGGCCGCAAACGCGTCGCCGTCGTCGTCGACTACGGGCTCGCCGAGGAGGAGACCAGCGGCCAGGCGCTGCCCCAGCCACGGGGCGCCTGTGCGGTTGTCGACGCGGACGCCAGCTCCGCCCAGGTGCTGGCAGCGGTCGCTTCGGTACGGGAGGAGAACGGGCTGGTCTGCGCGATCGACTCCGTTCCGGCGACCGGCTGCGGGGACACGGTTCCCGAGGAACCCGACATCCCCTCCCCCGAGCCGACCGTGGCGCTCCAGCTTCCGGGTGGCACGCCCGAGGCGACGTCGACCGCGCAGGCCAACGAGACCACGACACCGAATCCGGCGGCCGCTGAGAACACCGATGGAGCGGCGAACACCGACGAGCAATCCTCGTCGCGCGGTGTCGCGGTGTGGTCGGTCGTTGGTGTGCTGGTCGTCGCGGCGCTTGTCCTCGCCGCGTTGGTGACCCGGCGCCGCCGCGGCGCCGGCGAGGACGTCTGA